Proteins from one Mycteria americana isolate JAX WOST 10 ecotype Jacksonville Zoo and Gardens chromosome 1, USCA_MyAme_1.0, whole genome shotgun sequence genomic window:
- the HEBP1 gene encoding heme-binding protein 1 → MLGMIKNSLLSTVEAWPYRVLSKGEKEQLSYEERACEGGRFAAVEVEGKPFDEASKEGVLKLLKYVGGTNDKGVGMGMTAPVSITAFPAEDGSLQQKVKVSLRIPSQFQANPPCPSDESIKIEERQGMTIYSTQFGGYAKEVDYVNYAAKLKSALGNEAAYHKDFYFCNGYDPPMKPYGRRNEVWFVKE, encoded by the exons ATGCTGGGCATGATCAAGAACTCCCTGCTGAGCACCGTGGAGGCATGGCCCTACCGGGTGCTGAGCAAGGGGGAGAAG gagcagctcagctACGAGGAGAGGGCGTGCGAGGGCGGGCGGTTTGCGGCggtggaggtggaggggaagcCGTTCGACGAAGCTTCGAAGGAAGGGGTGCTCAAGCTCCTCAAGTACGTCGGAGGAACCAACGACAAGG GGGTTGGAATGGGCATGACTGCTCCTGTCTCCATCActgcttttcctgctgaagaTGGCTCCCTCCAGCAGAAAGTGAAGGTCTCTCTGCGGATCCCGAGCCAGTTCCAAGCCAACCCTCCTTGTCCTAGCGATGAAAGCATTAAGATTGAAGAGAGACAGGGGATGACCATTTATTCCAC GCAGTTTGGTGGCTATGCCAAAGAGGTGGATTACGTGAACTATGCTGCCAAGCTGAAATCTGCTCTGGGGAATGAAGCTGCATACCACAAGGATTTCTACTTCTGCAATGGTTACGACCCCCCCATGAAGCCTTATGGGCGACGCAATGAGGTCTGGTTTGTGAAAGAGTGA